In the Paenibacillus sp. FSL R7-0337 genome, TAAGAGCAGTGGCGCTTGATTGCCGCTGCTCTTTTTTTGATAAGTGAACTCTCCGGAATGTTAAGATACAGATTGATATCAATGGTGCAAATGGATATATTGGACCTGAGTGTTTGGAGCAGGATAGTATGTCAGGGAGTTGTATAAATAGGGTTCCTGGAATACACGGCAGGGGGACTATTACGATAGATCCGTCTGACCGAAAAGGCGCTTCCGCAAGAGCGCGGGAGGGATGGCACGGCCAGCAGCCTCTTATTCTGGATCATAACGCCGCCATCGGAGACCTTTAGTCTAGGGCTACGTCCATTGACCTGGCAGCAGGTGATGCAGACTGTGGATAACTTGGACAGCGGGGCGATATCGTACCCCACCTGCGGCGCTTCGACGATCCATTCGGCTGAGCTTTGCGGTCCGTTATAGCGCTGTACGGTACGGAAGACCCAGCATTTGCTGAGATTGCGCAGGGTGATGCACCATTTGCCGGGACTCAGCTTGACAATGGAAGCGCGCATATGGTTGCCGGGGGAGACGGGAAGAGGAATGACGGTCTCGGAGG is a window encoding:
- a CDS encoding G1 family glutamic endopeptidase, translated to MGQVNRLSRSKPCLKDKLNTGRAASSGFGWTSSNWSGYAISGKKGSYRQISADWIVPYVKPTEKATFSSAWIGIDGFKNSSLIQTGTGHESVNGIVRYYAWWEILPASETVIPLPVSPGNHMRASIVKLSPGKWCITLRNLSKCWVFRTVQRYNGPQSSAEWIVEAPQVGYDIAPLSKLSTVCITCCQVNGRSPRLKVSDGGVMIQNKRLLAVPSLPRSCGSAFSVRRIYRNSPPAVYSRNPIYTTP